In Carya illinoinensis cultivar Pawnee chromosome 7, C.illinoinensisPawnee_v1, whole genome shotgun sequence, the following are encoded in one genomic region:
- the LOC122316342 gene encoding probable protein S-acyltransferase 19, producing the protein MQLSDMGKKLPQRPIRISAWKLAKLDSNEAIKAAAKARASSSVLRPVSSRHHPYDADHLSSTTVSGRTSPVSTDQEFHSRNARTGASRLSPPKSSYPPSRASKEDIETCNQSISNLSSPQLSNITPSLLDRQTVHGDHFNPIYQSSADQSLCSTKQSEHNKNAVCENVAQIPLRNNNLGLLENSRSSVFWDQDAGRFVSSSSRGLGTELSYTGQSIFFGGPVVNEQPIRGTRNLSSVAAGLDRGSTSSYYQQRSHRGGQLPVFVPSDSRQNQFSSKLP; encoded by the coding sequence ATGCAGCTGTCTGACATGGGGAAAAAGTTACCACAGCGCCCAATCCGAATCAGTGCATGGAAACTTGCTAAACTGGATTCTAATGAGGCAATTAAAGCAGCTGCAAAAGCTAGAGCATCATCATCTGTCCTTCGTCCGGTTAGTTCTCGACATCATCCATACGATGCTGATCATTTGTCCAGTACTACTGTGAGTGGAAGAACCAGTCCAGTCAGCACCGATCAAGAGTTTCACAGTAGAAATGCTAGAACTGGGGCATCGAGGTTATCTCCTCCTAAGAGCTCATATCCACCTAGTCGTGCCAGCAAGGAAGATATTGAAACATGCAATCAAAGCATTAGCAACCTTAGCAGTCCTCAACTCTCCAACATCACGCCTTCGCTGCTGGACCGGCAAACTGTACACGGAGATCACTTCAATCCTATTTATCAATCATCAGCAGATCAATCTCTTTGCTCAACAAAACAAAGTGAGCATAACAAAAATGCAGTTTGTGAGAATGTAGCACAAATCCCTTTGAGAAATAACAACTTGGGTCTTTTAGAAAACTCAAGATCATCAGTCTTCTGGGATCAAGATGCCGGCCGTTTTGTTTCCTCATCTTCCAGAGGTCTTGGAACAGAGCTGTCGTACACAGGTCAATCCATTTTCTTTGGTGGTCCTGTTGTGAATGAACAACCAATCAGAGGGACAAGAAATTTGAGCTCAGTGGCTGCTGGTCTGGATAGAGGTTCTACATCAAGTTATTATCAGCAGAGATCACATAGGGGCGGCCAGCTTCCTGTATTTGTTCCGAGTGATTCCCGTCAAAATCAATTCTCTTCCAAATTGCCATGA